In Candidatus Eisenbacteria bacterium, a genomic segment contains:
- a CDS encoding DUF4032 domain-containing protein has product MPDPGLRSLQIRPGNPDFMDLPWALPLEAWTEACARTVQLPRGLSRHEVQFLSYGAAVYVCKELGEGGARREYELLLEMEASSLPCVSPVGHATVGRENGDAASVLITRFLDGSHPYRNLFQNPGLERYRERLLDAMAGLVVRLHVGGVFWGDCSLSNTLFRRDAGRLGAYMVDAETSEIHEQLSDGQRRLDLMILEENVTGDLMDLSMATELPRALQPEETGPSIVRRYEGLWSEITREVVIVAGESWRIQERVRALNKMGFSVGEIELVPTGDGDRLRVRTVVTDRDHHRHSLHDLTGLVAQERQAELMLNEIRETQAHLARELNRSVPLSVAAFRWLTGSWEPARERLTPLETEDMDAAQHYCQVLENKWYLSEQARKDVGLERALEDYLEKVGAEREPNSGP; this is encoded by the coding sequence CTCCGCTCCCTCCAGATCCGCCCCGGCAACCCGGACTTCATGGACCTGCCCTGGGCGCTGCCGCTGGAAGCGTGGACCGAAGCCTGCGCGCGCACGGTGCAGCTGCCGCGCGGGCTGTCGCGCCACGAGGTGCAGTTCCTGAGTTACGGCGCCGCCGTGTACGTGTGCAAGGAGCTGGGCGAGGGCGGCGCCCGGCGCGAGTACGAGCTGCTCCTCGAGATGGAGGCGAGCAGCCTGCCGTGCGTGAGCCCGGTGGGCCACGCCACGGTGGGGCGGGAGAACGGAGACGCCGCCAGCGTGCTCATCACCCGCTTCCTGGACGGCTCGCACCCCTACCGCAACCTGTTCCAGAACCCCGGGCTGGAGCGCTACCGGGAGCGGCTGCTCGACGCCATGGCCGGGCTGGTGGTGCGGCTGCATGTGGGCGGTGTCTTCTGGGGCGACTGCTCGCTGTCCAACACCCTGTTCCGCCGCGACGCCGGCCGCCTGGGCGCGTACATGGTGGACGCCGAGACCTCCGAGATCCACGAGCAGCTCTCTGACGGTCAGCGCCGCCTGGACCTCATGATCCTCGAGGAGAACGTCACCGGCGACCTGATGGACCTGTCCATGGCCACCGAGCTCCCGCGGGCGCTGCAGCCGGAGGAGACCGGGCCCAGCATCGTGCGCCGCTACGAGGGCCTGTGGAGCGAGATCACGCGCGAGGTGGTGATCGTGGCGGGGGAGAGCTGGCGTATCCAGGAACGTGTGCGCGCGCTCAATAAGATGGGCTTTTCCGTGGGCGAGATCGAGTTGGTCCCGACCGGCGACGGAGACCGGCTGCGGGTGCGCACCGTGGTCACCGACCGGGACCACCACCGCCACAGTCTGCACGACCTCACCGGGCTGGTGGCGCAGGAGCGCCAGGCCGAGCTGATGCTCAACGAGATCCGCGAGACGCAGGCGCACCTCGCGCGCGAGTTGAACCGGAGCGTGCCGCTCTCGGTGGCCGCGTTCCGCTGGCTGACGGGCTCATGGGAGCCCGCGCGCGAGCGGCTCACCCCGCTGGAGACCGAGGACATGGACGCCGCGCAGCACTACTGCCAGGTGCTGGAGAACAAGTGGTACCTGTCGGAACAGGCACGGAAGG